CAGCGTGGATGTATGAGCCAACAAAAGCGCCTTGTAGTTTTTCAAAAGCACCGATTTCTATTTTCTCACCAATAACACCTGTCTGCTCAGTAAGTTTCTCAGCAACAGTAATGCCGTTATAGTCTTTTGCAAGAAGGTCTTCAAGAGAAGCGCTTTCCAATGCAAGGGCAGCGAAATCGTTAGCCATTTTCACGAAAGTATCGTTTTTGGCAACGAAGTCAGTCTCACAGTTAAGGGAGATAACCACACCTTCGGTTTTGTCAGCATTAACAACAGCGATAACAGCACCTTCAGAAGATTCCCTGTCAGCCCTGTTTGCAGCTACTTTCTGTCCTTTTTTACGAAGCACTTCGATAGCTTTGTCAAAATCGCCTTCAGCCTCAACAAGGGCTTTTTTACAGTCCATCATACCGGCACCTGTAATTGTTCTTAATTTATTTACGTCAGCAGCAGTGATATTTGCCATGTTTAAGTCGTATTTTAATTTGTTGTTTTAATAAATGATAAAGCCGTCATCCGGTTAATGCTACAAAAGTAAACATCACCCCGCACAACGGCTTTATTGTAATGTTAACTTATTCTTCAGTAGCAGCTGGAGCTTCTGTTTGTGCAGGAGCTTCTACAGCAGCAGGAGCAGCAGCTACAGGAGCAGCTTCAACTGCGCCTTCAGCGTCATCCTGGAAGTCTTCCTTGTCAGATTTCCTGTCAGAAAGGCCGTCAACTACAGCGCCTGTTACAAGCGATAAGATTTTTTCGATAGATTTTGAAGCGTCATCATTTGCAGGGATAACATAGTCAACCTGGCGTGGGTCAGAGTTGGTATCTACCATTGCGAAAACCGGAATGTTTAATTTCTGAGCTTCTTTTACTGCGATGTGTTCAGCC
Above is a genomic segment from Flavobacterium album containing:
- the tsf gene encoding translation elongation factor Ts; the protein is MANITAADVNKLRTITGAGMMDCKKALVEAEGDFDKAIEVLRKKGQKVAANRADRESSEGAVIAVVNADKTEGVVISLNCETDFVAKNDTFVKMANDFAALALESASLEDLLAKDYNGITVAEKLTEQTGVIGEKIEIGAFEKLQGAFVGSYIHAGNRIATLVSLSANVEGGEEAARNVAMQAAAMAPLALNEEGVDAATVEKEIEIAKDLLRQEGKPEAMLDNIAKGKLGRFFKDNTLINQDYIKDSKLSVSEYIKSVDAGLTVTGFKRVALA